The following proteins are encoded in a genomic region of Acidobacteriota bacterium:
- the rpsT gene encoding 30S ribosomal protein S20 — MANHKSALKRVRQNEKRKEINRSNRSKLRTSIKKVRAAVTANDKAAGEVLLSTVSLIDKAVNKGIIHRNTAARHKSRLTKHVNAIA; from the coding sequence ATGGCTAATCATAAATCAGCATTAAAGCGCGTTCGTCAGAACGAGAAACGAAAAGAGATCAACCGCAGCAATCGCAGTAAGCTTCGCACCTCGATCAAGAAGGTCCGTGCAGCTGTCACCGCGAATGATAAGGCAGCCGGAGAAGTGCTTTTGTCAACGGTTTCATTGATCGACAAGGCAGTAAATAAAGGCATTATTCACCGGAATACTGCTGCACGCCACAAGTCGCGCTTGACCAAGCACGTCAACGCCATAGCGTAG
- a CDS encoding biopolymer transporter ExbD: MTKPNINVTPLIDVLLVLLIIFMVVSPLKPSSFRARVPAESKNDPNVALNINTLVAVVENDGSLRLNNESNLGTTTDTAVLTKRLQNVFAARIESGQISERFADDADRPIGDRIERTVFIKAPRTVGYGEVARVVDAVKLAGAYPIGLQIDDLP; encoded by the coding sequence ATGACCAAACCAAATATAAACGTCACGCCGCTGATCGATGTCCTTCTCGTCCTGCTGATCATCTTCATGGTCGTTTCGCCGCTCAAACCTAGCAGTTTTAGGGCCCGCGTTCCGGCTGAGTCGAAGAACGATCCGAATGTCGCCCTAAACATAAATACCTTGGTGGCCGTCGTCGAAAATGATGGCTCGCTTCGCCTTAACAATGAATCGAACCTCGGCACGACGACAGATACTGCAGTTCTAACAAAACGCCTCCAGAACGTCTTCGCCGCGCGTATCGAGAGCGGCCAGATCTCCGAAAGATTCGCTGACGATGCCGACCGGCCAATAGGCGACCGTATCGAACGCACCGTATTTATAAAAGCTCCGCGAACTGTGGGCTACGGTGAGGTCGCTCGCGTCGTCGACGCCGTCAAGTTAGCGGGTGCGTATCCGATCGGCCTGCAGATCGACGATCTGCCTTAA
- a CDS encoding DnaJ domain-containing protein, producing MANYYDVLKVSPKASSAEIKSAYRRLAQTSS from the coding sequence ATGGCAAATTATTACGACGTATTAAAAGTTTCGCCCAAGGCATCGAGCGCCGAGATAAAGTCGGCATACCGCCGATTGGCGCAAACTTCATCCTGA